A genomic stretch from Hemibagrus wyckioides isolate EC202008001 linkage group LG20, SWU_Hwy_1.0, whole genome shotgun sequence includes:
- the LOC131371160 gene encoding gamma-crystallin M2-like: MSLPKQVIFYEDRNFMGRSYECSSDCSDMSSYLSRCHSCRVESGCWMVYDRPNFTGNQYFIRRGEYPDYMSMWGWGNNCIRSCRMIPMYRGNYRMRIYERENFMGQMMDLSDDCDSIMDRYHWTGGCHSCHVMDGHWLMYEHPNYRGRMWYFRPGEYRSFRDYGNMNFMSVRRIMDSWY, encoded by the exons ATGTCTTTGCCCAAACAGGTCATCTTCTACGAGGACAGGAACTTCATGGGCCGCTCCTATGAGTGCAGCAGTGACTGTTCCGACATGTCCTCCTACCTGAGCCGCTGCCACTCGTGCAGGGTGGAGAGCGGCTGCTGGATGGTGTATGATCGGCCCAACTTCACGGGAAACCAGTACTTCATCAGGAGGGGAGAGTACCCTGACTACATGAGCATGTGGGGCTGGGGTAACAACTGCATCAGGTCTTGCCGCATGATCCCCATG TACCGGGGCAACTACAGGATGAGGATCTATGAGAGGGAGAACTTCATGGGGCAGATGATGGATCTGAGCGATGACTGCGACTCCATCATGGATCGCTACCACTGGACCGGCGGATGCCACTCGTGCCACGTGATGGACGGCCACTGGCTCATGTACGAGCATCCTAACTACAGAGGCAGGATGTGGTACTTCAGGCCCGGAGAGTACCGCAGCTTCAGGGACTACGGCAACATGAACTTCATGAGCGTGAGGCGCATCATGGATTCCtggtattaa